The DNA sequence GCGAGCGGGGACAGCTGCTCCCACAGCTGCTCGGCGGGCCAGTGCAGGCAGGTCATGGCGGGGCTCGCGGCGTGCTCAGCGCTTGGGCGCGAGCATGGTGCCGCGGCACTTCGGGCTGCCGCAGCGGCAGGCGTACTGCTTCTTCAGCTTGGGCGTGTAGCGCTCGTCGATGATCAGCCCGTAGTCGTAGAACAGCTCCTCGCCCGGCTGGATGTCGCGCAGCGCCTTGATGAACACCCGCCCGTCCACCTCGTCGGCCTCGCAGTTCGGGTCGCAGGCGTGGTTGATCCAGCGCGCCGCGTTGCCGCCGTACTTCGCGTCGATGACGTGCTGGTCGTCGATGTGGAAGTAGAAGGTGTGGTGCGGGTCGTCGGGGTCGTGCGGGTGGCGGCGCAGCGCCTCGTCCCAGGTGATGACCTCGCCCTTGTACTCGATGATGGTCTCGCCGGCGGCGATCGGCGCGACCGCGAACACGCCCTTGCCATGCACGCCGGAGCGCCGCACCTGGATGCGCCGCCCGGCACGGGCCGGGCGCGACGCCGGCCGGGCCGGGGCGGTGGCCGCACGGGTGCGGCGGTTGCGGGTGGAGGACGACCGTGCTTGCGTCATGGAGGACTTTGGGTACATTGAAACTGAGCGCGCACACGTGTGTGCGTGCGCGTACGCGCGCGTGGAGCCGGCATTGTAGGCGGCTGTCACGTGCGGGAATCAAGCCTTGACGCACGGAGTCCGGCCGGCCGAGCCGCTACCATCAGCCGCGTTGCACGCCCGGCCTGGCATCCGCCTTGCCGGGGCCGCGGAAGGTTGCTGCCCGCATCGCCCGGGCGGGCCGGGTGGCAGGATCGTGGTCGCCGAAGCCGGGACCGTCGTCGCGGGCTTCGAGCCAATTCATAGAGAAACATGGGCAAGACACTGGTGATCGCCGAGAAGCCTTCCGTCGCGCAGGACATCGTCCGGGCGCTGACGCCGGTGGTCGGCAAATTCGAGAAGCACGACGATTACTTCGAGAACGAGAAGTACATCGTGAGCTCCGCCGTCGGCCACCTGGTCGAGATCAAGGCGCCGGAGGAATACGACGTCAAGCGCGGCAAGTGGAGCTTCGCCAACCTGCCGGTGATCCCGCCCCGCTTCGAGCTCAGCCCGATCGACAAGAACAAGGGCCGGCTCAACACCCTGGTCAAGCTGATCAAGCGCAAGGACGTCACCGAACTGATCAACGCCTGCGACGCGGGGCGCGAGGGCGAGCTGATCTTCCGTCTCATCGTGCAGTACGCGACGCCGGCGCGCGGCGGCCTGAACAAGGACATCAAGCGGCTGTGGCTGCAGTCGATGACGCCGCAAGCCATCCGCGAGGGCTTCGAGCAGCTGCGCAGCGACGAGCAGATGCAGCCGCTGGCCGAGGCGGCGCGCTGCCGCAGCGAGGCTGACTGGCTGGTGGGCATCAACGGCACGCGCGCGATGACCGCGTTCAACTCGCGCGACGGCGGCTT is a window from the Caldimonas thermodepolymerans genome containing:
- a CDS encoding SET domain-containing protein; translated protein: MTQARSSSTRNRRTRAATAPARPASRPARAGRRIQVRRSGVHGKGVFAVAPIAAGETIIEYKGEVITWDEALRRHPHDPDDPHHTFYFHIDDQHVIDAKYGGNAARWINHACDPNCEADEVDGRVFIKALRDIQPGEELFYDYGLIIDERYTPKLKKQYACRCGSPKCRGTMLAPKR